Proteins encoded in a region of the Williamwhitmania taraxaci genome:
- a CDS encoding aspartate aminotransferase family protein produces the protein MISLRNLFLQHVAQTSETPIGLEVERAEGIYIFDHSGRGYLDLISGVSVSSIGHCNPMVVDAVRSQAEKYMHLMVYGEYIQAPQVEYAKELTNLLPSSLSQVYFVNSGSEANEGALKLAKRFTGRTELVGFVNAYHGSTHGALSMMGDEGFKNAFRPLLPDTRHLPFNDIESLNQITSRTAAVLVEPIQGEAGAIVPTHKFLVALRNKCTETGALLIFDEVQTGFGRTGSLFAFQKLGVVPDIFTIAKGMGGGMPIGAFVSSKEIMECLKSNPILGHITTFGGHPVSCAAALATLRVLVENSYIEEVDSKEILFREQLIHPLIKEIRGIGLLLAVELGDAAMVQKVIRACFDRGIILDWFLFCDTAFRIAPPLIITKEQIASVCKTILEALDEVNGQL, from the coding sequence ATGATTTCGCTGCGCAATTTGTTCCTGCAGCACGTTGCTCAAACCTCAGAGACGCCTATTGGACTTGAGGTTGAACGTGCTGAGGGTATTTATATTTTTGACCATTCGGGTAGAGGATACCTTGATTTAATTTCAGGCGTTTCTGTTTCAAGTATCGGCCACTGCAATCCCATGGTCGTCGATGCCGTAAGGTCTCAAGCCGAGAAGTATATGCATCTGATGGTTTATGGTGAATACATTCAAGCACCTCAGGTTGAGTATGCCAAGGAGTTAACCAACCTGCTCCCGTCAAGTTTGTCACAAGTTTACTTTGTAAATAGTGGCTCCGAAGCAAATGAAGGGGCCCTTAAACTCGCCAAAAGGTTTACTGGCAGGACTGAACTGGTGGGATTCGTCAATGCTTATCACGGGAGTACCCATGGTGCTCTAAGCATGATGGGCGACGAGGGTTTCAAAAATGCTTTCCGACCATTACTTCCCGATACGCGCCATTTGCCGTTCAACGACATTGAATCGCTCAACCAAATAACTTCCCGAACAGCTGCGGTTTTGGTGGAGCCTATTCAGGGCGAAGCCGGAGCTATTGTTCCTACCCACAAATTCCTGGTGGCTCTGCGCAATAAATGCACGGAAACCGGAGCCCTTCTCATCTTTGATGAGGTGCAAACTGGCTTTGGACGAACCGGCAGCCTCTTTGCTTTTCAAAAGTTGGGCGTGGTTCCCGATATCTTTACCATTGCCAAGGGAATGGGTGGCGGTATGCCGATTGGTGCATTTGTGTCGAGCAAGGAGATTATGGAATGCCTTAAGAGCAATCCGATACTTGGACATATTACTACCTTCGGTGGTCATCCGGTTTCGTGTGCTGCTGCGCTTGCAACCTTAAGGGTGCTTGTCGAAAATAGCTATATCGAGGAAGTTGACTCGAAGGAGATTCTTTTCCGTGAACAGCTGATACATCCGCTTATTAAGGAGATAAGGGGTATTGGGTTGCTCCTTGCCGTTGAACTTGGTGATGCGGCTATGGTCCAAAAGGTAATTCGGGCCTGTTTCGATCGTGGAATTATTCTGGATTGGTTTCTTTTTTGCGATACAGCATTTCGAATTGCACCGCCATTGATTATTACAAAGGAGCAGATTGCTTCGGTTTGCAAAACTATTCTTGAGGCATTGGATGAGGTCAATGGGCAATTGTAA
- a CDS encoding LytR/AlgR family response regulator transcription factor codes for MLNCIIIDDDELSCRVIEEFIKKTEFLNFVKSFPSAIQAIRGIEKGDDVHLIFLDIEMPEMTGIEFLKTLKVAPQVIIVSSKDQYALEAFEYDVTDYLLKPVNYARFYKGVTKAFDRFNSVTKQANEDDEIFIKKNSSLVRLKLSEILWVEALENYVVVNTGKEKHTIHFTMKAIESQLPSNTFKRVHRSFIVNVKRISSIEDNSILLRFPTGSKLVPIGKSYRDKLLRELKLISK; via the coding sequence ATGCTGAACTGTATTATTATTGATGACGATGAACTCTCGTGCAGGGTCATTGAAGAGTTTATCAAGAAGACAGAATTCTTGAATTTTGTCAAGTCGTTTCCTTCGGCAATTCAGGCTATTCGTGGCATAGAAAAAGGTGACGATGTTCATCTTATCTTTCTTGATATCGAGATGCCTGAGATGACTGGTATCGAGTTTCTTAAGACGCTAAAGGTGGCTCCACAGGTGATTATTGTTTCGTCAAAGGATCAATACGCTCTGGAGGCTTTTGAATACGACGTGACGGACTATTTGCTTAAGCCCGTAAACTATGCTCGTTTTTATAAGGGCGTAACAAAAGCGTTCGATCGCTTCAACTCGGTTACAAAGCAAGCCAACGAAGACGATGAGATCTTCATCAAGAAGAATAGTTCACTTGTTCGACTGAAACTGAGTGAGATTTTGTGGGTTGAAGCACTTGAAAACTATGTGGTTGTGAATACTGGTAAAGAAAAACACACTATCCATTTTACCATGAAGGCCATTGAGAGTCAACTACCCTCCAATACCTTTAAGCGCGTTCATCGCTCGTTTATTGTTAATGTAAAGCGAATTTCGAGCATTGAGGATAATTCTATCCTGCTCCGATTCCCAACCGGTTCGAAACTCGTTCCAATAGGTAAAAGTTACCGTGATAAACTCCTAAGAGAGCTGAAGCTTATTAGTAAATAG
- a CDS encoding HU family DNA-binding protein, with the protein MNKAQLIDAIAAEANLTKADAKKALDAFVKSTTDALKQGDRVALVGFGSFSISTRNSRTGRNPKTGAPIKISAKKVVKFKSGSELNDIVQ; encoded by the coding sequence ATGAACAAGGCACAACTTATCGATGCTATTGCTGCAGAAGCTAACTTAACTAAAGCCGATGCTAAGAAAGCACTTGATGCTTTCGTGAAATCTACCACCGACGCGCTTAAACAAGGTGATCGCGTTGCTTTGGTTGGTTTTGGATCGTTCTCAATTTCTACCCGCAACTCCAGAACTGGAAGAAACCCTAAAACTGGTGCGCCTATTAAAATTAGCGCTAAGAAAGTGGTTAAGTTTAAATCTGGTAGCGAGCTGAACGACATCGTTCAATAG
- a CDS encoding TrmH family RNA methyltransferase produces MDDRLIEYLSQFLTDSRKEAIQSALSFRTRYLTVCLEDIYQSQNASAVLRSCDCFGIQDVHIVEREHRFTPNPMVAKGTYKWLDLHRYREEQGYTPGLIKSLRENGYRIVATTPHQSDVSLENFDLTKGKVALFMGTEHSGLSSDVLDNADEYLKIPIYGFAESLNISVAAAIIIHHLSLRLRNDSNIAWRLDEADKKAQHLKWIKACVKNSELLSSHFFKNLQLNSQ; encoded by the coding sequence ATGGACGATCGGCTAATAGAGTATCTGTCGCAATTCTTAACCGATTCTCGAAAAGAAGCCATTCAATCGGCACTATCATTTAGAACAAGGTATCTAACAGTTTGTCTGGAAGATATTTACCAATCCCAAAACGCCAGCGCTGTTCTACGCAGTTGCGATTGTTTTGGGATTCAGGATGTACATATCGTGGAGCGTGAGCATCGGTTTACTCCTAATCCAATGGTAGCCAAAGGTACCTATAAATGGCTCGATCTTCACCGATACCGAGAAGAGCAAGGCTATACTCCGGGGTTAATTAAGAGCCTCCGTGAAAACGGATACCGAATTGTAGCAACAACTCCGCACCAAAGCGATGTATCCCTCGAAAATTTTGATCTCACCAAGGGGAAAGTTGCCCTCTTTATGGGGACGGAACATTCAGGCCTATCAAGCGATGTGCTGGATAATGCCGATGAATATCTTAAGATTCCAATTTATGGGTTTGCAGAAAGCTTAAATATTTCAGTGGCTGCAGCCATAATTATTCACCATCTTTCCTTACGTTTACGCAATGATAGCAACATTGCCTGGAGACTTGATGAAGCAGACAAAAAGGCCCAACATCTCAAGTGGATAAAGGCTTGTGTGAAGAATTCTGAGTTGCTTTCGAGCCACTTTTTTAAAAATTTGCAATTAAATTCTCAATAA